Within the Corvus hawaiiensis isolate bCorHaw1 chromosome 8, bCorHaw1.pri.cur, whole genome shotgun sequence genome, the region CCTCCAGCTGGATCACTCTATTTTTGGGTGGATGCCCTGGCTCAGGCACCAGCTACCAGCTAGGTGATGGGTCCTGCAGCTGCCCCCAGAGTGGCCAAGGAGGAGTTTGGACCCGGGCTGGAATTTGGGGTTGTGTGAgggtggaggagcaggaggcagacAGGGACAGAAGATGAAGaaaggctggatggggctggaggggaaTAAGGGCATAGACAGATGGAGGGCAGAAGGGTTGAAAGGCATCTCCTATCCCactgctctcctctgctctctttgcCCCTTGTTTTGCCCCCTATGAAGGGTAGAAAGCCACAGGAGGAATCACTTCTCCCCATACCAGCCCTTCTGCACCAACACCCTCCAAtcagaggagcagaaggaaggaaagatgaTCCCTCACAGCTTTGGCCAGCCTTGGCAGAAATGGGAGCTGATGAAGAGAGTCCACCCTACAAAGAGGGATGTCCTCCCCTGGGGTCAGAAAGACCAAGGGAGAAAGTGCTGCTGATGCTCAGAGGAAACACGGAGAGTCACTGTGGGGCATCAGCAGCCTGGAAAACCAGTGAAAAAACAGCAGTGGGAACCAGTGGAAAACCAACATTGGCTCATTTTGACCAAGCAGAGAGTGGAGGGAGCACCGTGTGAGAGGGACCAAGAGTGGCCACAGGGAGCGACCACAGCCTGTGGGGCCAGGAAGACACACTGCATCCCAGAGGGCACGGCAAGCATCTCCCCACGCCCATGCACACCCCTCTACCTCCGAGACTGAGGAGCGGTCCCCCTGACTGGCGGTGGCCTTATGCACCATCCGCTGGGCAAAGAGCTTTTTCAAGCGCATGTAATCATCCAGGACCACCTTCAGGAGAGTGCCCTGGGTGGAGGGGGAGAGACTGTGGGTTAACCAAGGGAGATGGTTTGATTAGAGGGAGGCCAGCCTCGTCCTGGCATTTTGTGAAGCGACATCACCCTCTGGCACTGTGAACTTGGAAGGTGTACCTGTAAGAGAAGACCCCTTGGTGGAGGATGCCTGCCCTCAAAACTCACCTTGATGGGTCCCTCCCGCATGATCTGCCCCAGCTTGGCAATGTTGTCGTACTCCTGGATGGCTGCCCGCAGGTAGCGGTCATCCTCGGGCTTGGCGGCGGAGGGCTCTCTCCCGAAGGTGccctgcaggaggagagagcGGCTCAGGAGGTGCTGTGGGTGACAGGTGCGGGGACACGATGTCCTGGCGGGGGCCGTGTCTCACGTGGGTGCGGGCAGGGCTGTTCCAGAGGTCGGTGATCTCGCTCAGGTTCTCTGGCAGGTCGTCCTCGTGCTCCGCCTGTGCCGCCAGCTCCATATTCCTGCAGAAGGGGTCCAGCCACACCGGGTtggccctgcccagggggaggaactgCCATCAGCGCAGGCAAAGAGTGGCATTATCCCTAACGCCATCTGGAGCCTGGATGCTGAGGTTgcactgcctcctcctgccctgtgcaggtATGAATTTGGCTGCTCTGGATCCAGATACGTGTCAAAACATGCCCGTCATCTCTGCTTACCCCAAACCTGGCCAGGATTGGCACAGATGGAGTCACAGGAGAAAGACCAAGATTTTTTAGCTTAGAAAGCTCTCAGAGCAAGCACGTGTCCCAGGGCCAGTCATGCTccatgcagagcagagcagagcagagcagagagacaTCACGGCTCCACAACACAGGCATCCCTCTCTCGGGAGCAGCCTCCAACCCCAGGGGGTGGCACTCACCCATCAAAAGAGTACTTGTTGGTGTTTGGCATGTCCATAATGTCCATGAAGCCTCTGTTCCCTGCAAAAGGCAGGGATGGGAGTTACAGGGGGACACGTTGGTGGGCTGAGCAGCAAACCATGGGGTGACACTTCTTTATCAGGGAGGGATAAAGAGCAACCAGAAAGAGAGTGACAAACATGCTGGGATGTGGCTGATCATGCAGCGCCTGATGCTGCGAAAAGCCTCCCACCACCACACCTTGCTGGGCAGGATCACTTCTGATATACACCCCACGATATCCCCCATGTCTCCCTGTGACCCTCCTCTGTGCTCTCCATGCACCCCACTCTCCCACACAGCTGGGACACCCCAAACTGCTCACCAGTGGAGCCAGCCACGATGGCTTTCAATTTCCTTTTGTGCCTGCAAAAGAAACAGCCACTCAGGGAGGGAAATAAGGAAGATGCTGGAAAGGAGGACACACAGATTTGCAATAACCCTTCATAGGTATACCCCCGTGTTAAATAAGGCTGGGAGCTTGGAGGGGAGAGGTACTATCAGTATTAAAACCATGCATTTTGGAGGGGATAGGCAGAGAGAGTTACTCACACTGTCCGATAGTACCAGTTCATGAGGATGAAGAGCATGGCAGCCAGGAAGAGCAGGACGGCCAGCACGATGATTGCCATCTAGGAGAGACAGAGGCGTGGTGGAAACCTCGGGCATGGAGCCAGCACCCACTGGTGGGCACATGCCCAAAGTTATGTGGGTGGAACATCTCGCCAGTTACTGACCAGTCCCCATGGGAAGGAACACCACCCCACCTGCGAGCAGCACCTCCAACCCCAGATGGACCCAtacctgcagagctgagaggTCATCTGGTGCCCGGGCAGTAATGGCAGGCTGCACATCCAGCACGTTGTAGTTCCTGAAGAgattcctcagctgctccttgttcTCGTCTATCATCTGAATAACCCTGGGAAGAGAAGGGTTGCTTGGGCACCTTGACATTATTGAGggtcctgagggagctgggccggGTGGGGGGCCAGGGGACGTACCGCTCCACATCCAGGATGCGGTTGGTCTCCCTGTTTACCACATGGATCAGCAGCTCTGTCTGGGCAAAGTTCACCCGGCCTTTCTTGTCAACATGGAACTGGGGAGAGACAGCAAGGTCTCCAGTGTGGGAGAGGAGTCTCCTCCTGAGCATGCTCCAAGGTGTACTTGCGTGGCAAGAGACCCTCAAGCACCAATCTGGACCCCTTCAGTACACCCCAACCTGGAGTGTATTCGTCACCTTCTGAGCCCAGGAGTGTCTACGGTTATCCAGGCAGGATTCCCCCAAAAGAGACTTCCCAAGTAGCATCTGGAAGGTTGCCTACCCCTCAAAGCAACGTCCAAAGAGGATGGTTACCTGCACATCATCTGTGTTGACGATGGCACCTGTGATGTTGGAGAGCAGGCTGATGAACTCCTCCTCAAACTGCCTGACCTTGTCAGGGATCTCATTGATGATGATTTTGACCCTCTGGTCATCCCGCAGGATGTAAATCCCCACAATGGCCGTGTCGTTGTGGCCCACCAGGTCAGAGGCCATAATGTCCACCACAAAGTAGCCGGGGTTATAGGCCGTGAAGAGGTCGAAGGTTCGCAGGATGCCATCAAGAGTTCCTGGGGAATGGATGGTCACATGCCTGGGATTAGTGACCCCAGCCATGGGGACAGCTTTGGCCGTATCTCTGCCCAAGACGCCATGCTCCCGGCAGCAGGCTGGGCACTCACCGATGCTGAAGATGTTGGCCACCTCCTCGGAGTCGTTGGAGTGCTGCTTGATGTAGCGAATGCCCAGGATGTTGTACAGGACCAGGCTGTTATTGCCCACATCGGCGTCCACTGCGACCACTCTGATCAGCTCCGACCCCACCTTGGCATCAGTGGCAACCCCTTTGAGGGAGAGAtgggaaagggacctggggcgAGGCTGGCTCTCGCTGCCCCATCATCCTGCTGGATTTTCCTGGAAGTATCTCTGTCTCCTggtgcccccccagcccctggcacccCTTACCCGCTGTGTACTCCGACTTGGTGAACTGGGGGGACTGGTCATTGATGTCATCCAGGAAGATCCGCACCTCCTGAAGTGTCAGGTCCCCACTGAGGTCCCAGAACTGGGCTCTCCCCGCCTGCTGGTCCCGGGGAGGGGACCAGTTCCTCTGGCTGGATGCTTTTACAATGATTGAGTGGTACGGCTCCTTCTCCCGGTCCAGGTCCCGCAAGACCTTCAGCTTCCCCTCTCGGCTCAGCTGAAAATTGCTCTCCTGGTTCCCAGCTGGGTGCAGAAGGGGGTCCCCAGTTAGGCCCCTTTGGGCTTGGCACTTCCGAAATGCCACCTTGCCCATTGagaagggcagaggggcagtgAGGAGATGAAGAAAATCCTGGGTGAGGGGTGTGTggagggacacagagctgcCATCTCCACACCCACCTGCTATGAAGTAGTAGACAATGGCGTTGGAGCCCTCATCCGCGTCCACTGCACCAGTGACATTCCCCACCACAGTGCCTGGCCGCGAGTGCTCGGGGACAGAGAGTGCCTGGTACTGGGGACTATCCCTCTGCCAGAGACCCCAGAGAAAGGAATGTTAGGAGCACTGAGGttgctttaaataaaagcagacaGATCCCATGGTGCTGCCCACCATGGTGATGCCCAGGGCTGCATGCTCCATCACATGTGCTCACTGGCAtacccatccctgcatcccctgCATCCCACCCCCTTCACTCTGGTGCCTTACAGGTGGCCTGAGGAAGATGGGTTCATTGTCATCGATGTCATCGAGTGCTACCTGCAGGGGCTGCATGGTCTCGTAGGGTGGCTGGCCCTGGTCACAAGCCACGATGATCAGCTGGGGAGAGAGGCAAAAGGGCTGTCCTGGGCAAAACCACACACACTGGGAGACATCActgaggcagggacagagaggacAGCTGGATGGTGGacgattttggggggatttaaCAGGGAATTGGGTGTTGGCTTACCAGGATGCAACCCCCCTATAACACTTGATAACCACCCAGTTCCTGCTAAGGTGTGGTACCTCCACAACTGTGTCAGCCGACCCCATCCTCACCACATCACTTGCATCCCACCAGCCCCATGCTGGACCCACAGCCTCAAGGCCTGCCCCGGCCCCCTGCCCAGCTCACGTTGTACACTGCCTGCTTCTCCCggtccagccgcatggccgtcTGGATCAGCCCACTGACAGAATCGATGCTGAAATACTCCCAGTCCTTGTTCCCTGCCCCAGTTTTCAGCAGGTTGTAGAGCACCACTCCGTTGAGACCCTCGTCTTTGTCTGTGGCATAGACCTCGTAGACGTTGGACCGCAGGGGGATCTCCTgcttgcacacacacagcccttCAGCCTTGGCACTGCATGCAAacccctgctccccctgcccctccagACCCCTTGGTCCAAAATCCCTTGGGTTTGGAGGTCAGCAAGCTCCCACTACCCAAACCCAACATGGGGCTGGCAACATTGAGCCATGATTCCCTTTGGCCTGGTGGCTGGGGACTGGCTGAATCAAGCCTGGCTTCCCAGAAAGAGGAAACATCTTAAATGTCAGCATTTCCAGCCCATGTTTATAAACATGCTCTGCACGCACCACACACGGATTGTTTACTAACTCTGAGTGCTGCTGGGGTTTCTGTTCCCCAAATCTGCCCCACCACCCTGCTCGCATGTATGGAGAGAAGCTGTTTTTGAGTGTCCAGCCCCATGAACCAAACCTTGCCAAATGCTAAATCAAGGCCTTGTTCCATCCCCAGTGGAGATGGAGTTTGGATTTTGCTGCTGATAGGCAGGAGTGCTCCTGAATACACTTTCAACATGCCATGACCCTGCTTGCTCCCAAGGGATTTACCTCCTTGATGTGCAGGATAGTGCCATTGGGTGGGCGGATGAAGACGGGGCGGTTGTCATTGATGTCGATGACCTCGATGTGAAGCATGGTGGTCCCCCAAAGAGGGGGATGCCCCTTGTCTGTGGCCACCACAGTCAGGTTGAACCTCTCATAGGACTGCAGGCGCCGCCGGGATGTGACAAGCCCGGAGTCTTTATTGATCTTGAAAGCCTCtggggacagaaaaaaaaccccagatctCTGGCTCAGGACACTTCGCGCCAGataaattataattaaaaatgaGTATACCAGCTGAAGTGCACCCCTCACTGGTGGGAAATCCCTGTCAAGGATGATGGAGTGGAGCTGGTGCCTGAGGCCAGGAGTGTGGATGGTCTCAGGGTTTTCATGCCATCCCAGCCCACTGCCACATCCTTGTCTCTGGGCTCTACTCCCTGGTTACCCCTGTCTGTGTTTCACTCCTGCCCAGGCTGGCATAGTGGAGCCAGAGGAGTCCATGTGTCTCAGGAAAATGAATGTTCTGCCATTCCCCTCTATATGCTGGCTTTTGCCTGATTTCCATGATTTCTCCATGTGCAGATATACTGGATTTCAGGCACTATCACTACCCACCCACACCTTTGCCCTTCAAAGCCTTCACCTAAAGCAGGCAGTGAGCTTGCTGCAAGACACACCGGTGTACATAGAAAGTCCTGCTGCGGTGGGGAAGACAAGAGCATAAGCCAAGGCTGGGCTTCAGGATGAAGTCAGGCAAAGTCCTAACACCCCATGAGGAACTGGGAACTGCAGAGCAATAGCAAAAGCTCCACGCTTTCAGTATTGCTCCCAGGAGCCGAAACCAGCCGCCCGAGATGGGCTGTAGGCTTGGTGCCTGCCTACTCCTCCCTCTTCATAACCTTCCTCCCTGGGGAAGagccccctgcccccagcacctACCTGCTCCAGGACCCTCGATGCTGTAGGTCACCACGCCATTGTCCCCTTCGTCCAGGTCGGTGGCACTCATGGTGATCACTGACGTCCCCGCTGGCTCATTCTCATAGACGCTGGTGCTGAACTGGCTCTTGCTGAACTGGGGCCTTACATCGTTGATGTCCAGGACTGTGATCAGCACCTTCGACAAAGCACAGCCAGCTGggtggtgtggggctggggaaggctgGGCAGGCCCTGGGGCCTCACCCCTGCTGTGACCTTCAGCTCTGTTGCTGGAGCAACTTCCTGCTATTTGTTTCAGCTCCACCAGCTGAATTCCTGCCTCCAACAATGGGGGCCGCCGTGGCTGGGGCACCCATTGATGCCACAGCACTTGCAGACAACAGCATcacccttccctgcccctcctgctgACGTGCTGCCCCTGTGGCACAAAGTACCCTGCACCATtcaccccacagctcctggcatCATCTGCTCTTCCTTCTGCCTAATTGCCCCCCAGTCCAGCCACTGGGGAGGAAAGGTGGAGCTTTAACACCTTCTTGCTGGTGACCAGCACACAAGGggtggtgggaggaggagagcccTACCTGCACCGAGTTCTCCCGACGGTTGCTGGAGACATCTCCAGGGTTGTCTCTGGCCACGGCTGTCAGTGTGTAGCGATCCTTCTTTTCCCGGTCCAGGGCTGACAGGATGTAGATGTCAccctgcagcacacagagaCCTTCAGGTGGACCTCGTCTGGAAGAGCTGGTACTCAAGAAGGGGCAGAAGGTGAGGTGTGGGAGCAAGGCACAATCTGGGACCATTTCAGCCTCCCctctctttccctgctctgttccAGCCTTGGTTGGCTCCTTACCGTGTTGGGATTTATACCAAACTTGCCCTCTCCATCGCTCAGGCTGTACTGGATGAGAGCAAACTGCCCGGAATCTGCATCGGTGGCCATGACCCTCACGATGACCGTACCCAATGGCACATCCTCAAAGACAGCTTTCTGCAACAAAGGGAGCAAGCAGGACTGGTTCATCCTGTGCTGTTTCAGTGGGCAGTAACCAAGGGCACAGGGTGgcacccagggctgggcacagccagaCCCCCAATAAGGTTCTGGCACAGAGCGCATGGCAGGGTTGACTACCTTCAAATGGTtcaagcacaggcagagggaagagaaggtgtccctggagaacccccagctctgtgcctgtcCTCACCAGGCAGGtactgcccagccccacagagagAGTGTATTTAACAGCCCAGTTCACCTGGTAGGATGGTTGACTGAAAACAGGGTTGTTGTCATTGATGTCCACGATCTGGAGGTACACGGGGATCTCAGCCGATCTGCGGGGAGAGCCATTGTCGGAGGCTCGGATGGTGAAGTTCAGCCACTGCACCTCCTCATAGTCCACTGTCCTGTTGGCCACAACCTTCCCTAGAGGATGGCAGACCCTGAAATGAGAAACCTGCCCCAGGTCACCAACCTGCCCCAGATACCCACCTCCCCAGGCCACCAACCTGCCGATGGGTCTTCCAGACAGGCGTAACCTTCTGGAGAGAGGTTCAGCAGCTCATAGGTGATCTGCCCATTGGCACCTTTGTCTGGGTCCACCGCTGagatggagatgagtgtggtgCCCTGCGTGGCTCCCTCCAGGATCCTCTCAGTGAAATAGGTGACCCCGAAGGGGCGGAAGCGGGGTGTGTTGTCATTGACGTCCAAGACGTTGACTGTCAGCTTGGCTGTGGCCATGGTAGAGACCACAGggggagagaagagaaggagaacaAGTGACAGATGAGAAGGAAGGTTGGGAAGAAGGAGGGCTGTAAAGACACAATTGTGAAACTCCAGGAGAGCCAACTGGTGCTAGTTCATCACAAAAAATTGCAATATTCCCCAAAGCCACTATGCCTGGAGCATGCTACGGGTGTCCCTATGCCGCTGTGGGACACCTACTCCTGTTCTTTGTGTGTCTTCTCACACAGGAGCCTGAATTTACCCATAGCAGGGTGGCAAGATATGATAGGAATGGTAATGAAGAAATGAGTGTAAGGTTATGGGCACACAGCCCTTTTCACACACACTGTAGCCCTGGGATGTCTGGGACATTCTCTAAAGCTCAGGGGAGAACCTGAACCTGATGGGAGCTGGTCTAGGACTGGTCCCACTGGAAATGCTGCTGGTCAGGATGGAGAGGAACGTGGGAGAGCTGCTGATTATCCAGAAGCTGCAGTGGtgcctgggaagggctgtgccagtccctgtccccacactgcCTGGGCAGAGCCCACCCTTACCGTTGGGCACGCTGACTGAGCGGTCGATGACTTCGCTGGCATTGTCATGGACAGAGATGGTGACCTCGTAGGTGGCCACTAGTTCACGGTTGAGGGGAGTTTTGATCTTCACAGCTCCTGTGAACCCCAAAATACGGATGTCACAGGCTGCCCCCTTCGAGGACCCTGGGCAGGGCCGTGTGTACCAGCCAACTGCTGCACCCTGTGCCATGCTTGTTCTTCTGCCTCTCCAAAGGCTGACTGAGGAAAACACTCAAGAGCTATAGGAAGAAACAACTGTTCTCCCCCCGCTCTCcatctcctgccttcctgcctgttCCACACAGCCTC harbors:
- the CDH23 gene encoding cadherin-23 isoform X9, whose amino-acid sequence is MSRSAGENGEHPPEATTTVYVTILDENDSAPTFRQQLYEVTLDEGPSTLNATLVTVHALDQDEGPNGTVAYGITEGNILGTFHIDNTTGEIRTMKELDYEISHGRYTLIVTATDQCPIVSRRLTSTTTVLVNLNDINDNCPTFPRPYEGPFDVTEGQPGPRVWTFLAHDGDSGPSGQVEYSIIAGDPLGEFVISPVEGELRVRKDAELDRENIPFYNLTIAARDRGVPPLSSTILVGVRVLDINDNDPVLLNLPMNLTLSENAAVSSFVTRVLARDADQGPNALLTFDITAGNTENAFYINSTSGTVYVNHPLDRERVAEYRLTITVKDNPENIRNARRDFDLLVISIADENDNRPLFTQSSYQAEVMENSPPAGCPTTSPGPRESVCKAAAATPQCLVPRKAPLCHLLHPFIAVPHVSPGWEGNGRPHRGLPPSLMLLSSHPGTPVTMLNGPILALDADQGSNAVVTYQLLKASLNLFVINNKTGVVSVKPGGAIDREALLDPHLEFTLVACDVGGLNSTASLAVTILDDNDNRPIFQPASITARLLENSPPGFSVLQVTATDADSGLNQQLDYRIEGGGQDRFLIDATTGVIRVANITIDREERDAYRLTVVAVDQGTPALSGTATISIVIDDINDCRPEFINPIQTVSIPESAPPGTVVAEVTAIDRDLHPRLEYYLLGIVARDDTDALVPEQQGAFTVDFRTGAVKIKTPLNRELVATYEVTISVHDNASEVIDRSVSVPNAKLTVNVLDVNDNTPRFRPFGVTYFTERILEGATQGTTLISISAVDPDKGANGQITYELLNLSPEGYACLEDPSAGKVVANRTVDYEEVQWLNFTIRASDNGSPRRSAEIPVYLQIVDINDNNPVFSQPSYQKAVFEDVPLGTVIVRVMATDADSGQFALIQYSLSDGEGKFGINPNTGDIYILSALDREKKDRYTLTAVARDNPGDVSSNRRENSVQVLITVLDINDVRPQFSKSQFSTSVYENEPAGTSVITMSATDLDEGDNGVVTYSIEGPGAEAFKINKDSGLVTSRRRLQSYERFNLTVVATDKGHPPLWGTTMLHIEVIDINDNRPVFIRPPNGTILHIKEEIPLRSNVYEVYATDKDEGLNGVVLYNLLKTGAGNKDWEYFSIDSVSGLIQTAMRLDREKQAVYNLIIVACDQGQPPYETMQPLQVALDDIDDNEPIFLRPPRDSPQYQALSVPEHSRPGTVVGNVTGAVDADEGSNAIVYYFIAAGNQESNFQLSREGKLKVLRDLDREKEPYHSIIVKASSQRNWSPPRDQQAGRAQFWDLSGDLTLQEVRIFLDDINDQSPQFTKSEYTAGVATDAKVGSELIRVVAVDADVGNNSLVLYNILGIRYIKQHSNDSEEVANIFSIGTLDGILRTFDLFTAYNPGYFVVDIMASDLVGHNDTAIVGIYILRDDQRVKIIINEIPDKVRQFEEEFISLLSNITGAIVNTDDVQFHVDKKGRVNFAQTELLIHVVNRETNRILDVERVIQMIDENKEQLRNLFRNYNVLDVQPAITARAPDDLSALQMAIIVLAVLLFLAAMLFILMNWYYRTVHKRKLKAIVAGSTGNRGFMDIMDMPNTNKYSFDGANPVWLDPFCRNMELAAQAEHEDDLPENLSEITDLWNSPARTHGTFGREPSAAKPEDDRYLRAAIQEYDNIAKLGQIMREGPIKLIQKELEDEEEERSPSQGSLRFRHKQPVELKGPDGIHMVHGSTGTLLASDLNSLPEDDQKVLGRSLETLTADCGGYSDHNARTESAKSTPLHKMREVIMESPLEITEL